The following is a genomic window from Aphelocoma coerulescens isolate FSJ_1873_10779 chromosome 5, UR_Acoe_1.0, whole genome shotgun sequence.
CAGGCCACGTTGTGCTTGGGGTGCAGGCCTGTCTAGGCTGGCTGCTCACAAAGACGTCCGAGTCGCCTTGCCGCACCCCGAAGAGCACCTCAATCCGGAAGCTTTCTCTGCCCTTGGTCACCTGGAATTGGCAGGAGCgtttggagggcagcagcactAAACGCCAGGCGTGCGACTGAGGCAAAGCTGGCCAGACGGCTCTCACCAGCTGGCAGAACCAGCGGGCTGTTTTCTGCACATCGAGGTAGGCGCCGGTGCACAGGGTGTGAAGGAGGCTGGGATCCTGATTCCTCCTCAGCTCCTCCTCGGGgtggtgcaggaagcacagCATCTTCTcaccctgctgctccctcgTGCAGGTGCACTCCAGCTGCACACGGACACGGAAGTTCCTCACGTGCCTCTGCCCCTCAGTGTCCAGCTCCAGGTGGAAGGTGTGCCCTCGGGGAGGAGTCATGGGCACGAGCAGGCGGTACACAACATCCTGCTCGCGGGGACTCCAACCTTcaaaggcactgcccaccccaATGGCTCGTTCCAGGACCGGGTAGAAACTGCCAGACAAGACGTGGCCAAAGTAAATTGTGAAATTGGTCATCAGTTCAGTTGTCCACTCACAGCCGTTCTGCAGGTCCTGTACAGGCCACTGTATGCGCTCCATTAAAATCCTTCCAGTGTAATCTTCAATATCATGCTCTCCTCTTTCGGCTTCACGTGCATCATTATTGttgttttctgcatttgcaGCCGCAATGACAACTTCATTTCCAGCACCAGCTTCGTTTGCAGCACCACCGCCGACTTCCTCTACGTTGCCATCATCATTGTTGTCTTCCTCCCGATTCGCATCATTGTTGTCTTCCTCTTCATTTCCAACAGCTTCTTCTTCGTCTGCATCCacatttctcacttcttcctcaTTTGCAccattgttttcttcttcaggctCCTCTCTCCTCAGGCTCCTTTCCCTCCAGATAAACCATAGGGCcaagagaaggagcaggagcccAGCAACGGCCCAAACCTGCCAGTGCTGCAAGGCAGACCAGAGCAGCTCTCGCCAGGCCCCTCCACTCTGCTTCAGGGTGAGCTGATCCACTTCCCATTCCAGAAGAGTCCTCTCCACTTCCTGGCTCATCGCACGCACTTCCATGCGCAGACGCATCGCCTCGTCCAATCCATCACCCACGGGCTGCAGGTACTGGACTAGGCTTTGCAAGAGCAAGAACCACAATACCAAGGGACCCATGGTCTGCAGGAGGATGGAGAGAAGGCCTTGAGTGGggcggggagggaggcagctggCAGTGGGGGCAGACGGGACGGGAATGACAGGGGCCTGGGGCCAGGAAGGACAGGGCCCCAGACAGCTGGCAGGCAGCAAGGCCTGTCccgctgccccagcagcagcagcggcagcagcagcagcagcaccgtgcctgcccaaggctctcccgtgaggggctgtccctgccctgtgcaggtGGAGAACCCTCCCCCGGGTGCAGCGTTTCTgccccagcccttgtccccagcccagcctccccgCCACGTGTGCACTCACCGCTTGCCCAAGCAATACAGGGCCAGCGTTACCTGCTGGGGCCTTTGATAGCtgcccccattgtgacacaTCGCCCGTGATGTCACAGGAGCCACAGCACATcacagccaggccagccccaccctttgtgcccagcccagctcagccactCAGAGTGGCCCTGGTGAACTGCTTAAGGCTGCTTTTGAGTGAATCTTTTTCTAAGAACTTCCCTTGGTCtttcctttgtctttcttaTCAGCTGCCCTCCATTGCCAGTCTCATAGATACCCATGTTGGAAGGCACCCTCGAGGATCATTGAGTCTAAGCCTTGACTCCACACTGGTTCAGCCACACTTAAATCTCTGAGTTGtcaaggttgaaaaagaccctgAAGATCGCACAGTCCAACTGCAAACTTAACGCTGCCTACTCCACCAATCAGCCAGctccccaaatgccacatccacacaatGTTTAAACCTTTCTCAGGTGCTGACTCAgccatttccctgggcagcctgtttgcAAGCTTGAGACCCTCTTTATTGAAGGAATATTTCCTAGAGATCCAATCTAAAGCTCCCgtggtgcaacttgaggtcatttcctctGCTCGCATTGCTTGTTCCCTGGGCTAATAGAATGACCCCCACCTAGCTACAACCTCCCTTCAGGGACCACCTGCACTGTGTCAGGAGCTTGGGCTGTGAAAGCAGCTCCTCGCAGAAGAGAGGAAGGTGATGCTTTTGCAATGGCGCTCCCGTGATCCAGTGGGACCAAAGGGGTTGTCGCTGGGCAGGAGAGTTTCAGGCTGCCAGGAAGCGTTTCCATGTGGAGGAGAACCTTTCTGCCAAATACATCAACCAAGGGAAGCCACGCCCTtccaagcagaaggaaaaaatcagaattttcctTGTAGAAAATGGAAAGGTTTGGAGTGCAAGTCAGTGCTGGAATGTGCCCGCATGTCCGTGTGGGTTTTGCTAAGCTGCAAGGCCAGACTGGGAAGATGGGATCCCTGCACCCAGGAAATGCCCTCTTGCTCTGGGGCCTTCCAATGgcactggcagcacaagtgAGAGCCCTTCCTTAGCCTTTGCCTTCAGCAAGGCCCCAGTTTGGGCAAACCCTGAATTCCCTAAGAAAGCAGCTCAGATGTCCGCTGCCTGCCCTGTGGGATGCCAGAGGACAGACAAGCTCCACAAGGTGCTAATGCAAGACAGCTTAGGCTGCAGCTTTCTGCCCTTGTGTCTCTGGAGCCTTGGAGGGGAAGGCTGCGTGGCTTGGCGTGACCTTCACCAGCTCTCCTGCTAACAGCACTGGGCACCCCAAGGCTGTTTGGTCTCAGCTCAGGCAAGAGCAGAAAGAAACCCTCACCTGTGTTCATAGATCCCTGAGACGAGCAAGGACGAGGAGTGTGCAGAGAAGAGGCCGTCAGCACTGCACGGCAGCTTCTCCCAGCCATGAAAAGCAGGAAATTTTTCCCCAATACCCAATCTAAACCactcctggcacaacttgaggccatttcctcttgtcctgtcccttgttccctgggagcagagcctgacctgcACGAgctccaccctcctgtcaggcagTTGCAGAGAGTGAGAAGGTTCCTGTCGGATCCTGGTCTTCTCCAATGTCagcccctccagctccctcagctgctcctcatcagactgcttctccaggctcttccccagcttccttcccttctctgctcacactccagcccctcaaggtCTTCCTTGATATAAGGGGCCCAAAACTCAATTCAGGGTTTGAGATGCAGCCTCTTcagggcccagcacaggacaaTCATTTCCTTGGTCCTGCTGCCTCACTATTTTTGATAGAGGCCAGCATGCCACTGGCCTTCCTGGCCACCTCTGCACACTGCTGACTCCTTGTCCCCATTTCTATTCAATAAGCAGAGCACACACTCTTTCTTCTCAGTCTTTTGCTGTAGTAACAGTGCCTGTGTTCACAGCAGCAGCCCTCAGACCACGATAACCCCTTTGGTCTGTGGAAATGAATCATTCCTAGCGGGTGTGTGCACTCATTCTGATGATGTTGCATTATCACAAGACCTTTGTGATGGCCCATTGctcacacagcagagctgccaggggCTCAGTGCTCTTACAGGCCTTCTCCTGAGTGCTTCAGTCCACTGCACACTCACACAAAGAGACTCTTGGGGCATCCCAGAGAGTGGTGGACACAAAAGAAAACTGGGGAATCCGAACAAGGATGCACATTAAGATCTATGGGaagacatatttttaaaaacccactGCATATTATTAACATCATTAATAGTAATATTGAAGTCATCAGAATCTTGCTGGAATCATAATCAGACATTGTATATGTCATTGTATATGTCAAAGTGGGAGCCATGAATTTGGAAAATTAATCTCCTTGGCTCATGAGATGAGCCTGAGGTATGGGATTTGGCATTAAAAACTCCATGGCTAAAATCATTGCTACTGATCTGCAGCAAACATGTCCCAtcttgaaataaagaaaatccaGTTAGCCTGGGCATCTTCTTGACTGTGAGGCTGCTGAGTCCCTGGCCCAcgctgcccacagaagctgtggctgccccatccctggcagggttccaggccagcttggatggggcttggagcaacctggcctagtggaaagtgtccctgtccatagCAGTGTGTTAGAACTAGATTGTCTCCTAGAttcatcccaaaccattctatgattctcaggcagcagcaggacagagagACGATAAGGGTGGCAATTCCCCGGGGAAGATAACACAAATGGACAGTAGCCTCAAGGCTACTTTTGAGGCTTTTCATCTTGTATTGTGGGCTTACTCTGGATTTCCTCCCCCCTTGCTTGGAAAAAGTGGGAACATGTTTAGTTTTCAAGCCCAAGCACAAGCTTGCTGTAGCTGGAGAGGGTCTGAAGCCTGCCTAGGGATGCTGTGACACACAGATCACAGCTGGAGATGCACTGCTGCAACAGCCAAAGAGCCAGGTGAGAATGAAATCGTCTGTCTGGAGCAATTACTCTCCGCTTTGTAGCTTGACCTGCCACATGACAAGAGAGAGGTCCTTCTACAAGGCAGGGAATTTGTTTCCTTGACCTGTAACTGCCAGAACTCTGTGCAATGCAGGAGTGATCCCATACCCTTTACCTGAGTCCCTTTCCTCATCTGTAAAAGGACAGCAAGGAAACTTGTTCCTAGTTCACCTCATAAGTGGCACAGATTCTGTGAAAGCACAGATCCTGCCCTGTGCTTTCACCTTTGCTGTAtctcacactgctgctgctctcactgACAGCAAAAATCCCTGACATTTCTCATTGCCTCAGTACACACACGATTTTTGTGAGGCAGTAAGCAAGCAAATATaatggcacaaaaaaaaaaggaaagaaaaaaaaaacccggcACACAGACACCTGCTGTGAGTTTATTTTGACAAGTGTCATTTAGATGCAATAAGCTGAGATCATGTCTCCAGCGCGGCTGCAGAGAGGAGCCAACTGGGTAAACAAACCCAGGGGCAGAGAGCGGCTTCTCTCGCCGGGTTAGGGTCCGGCGGAGAGGGGGAGGAACAGGGCGATTTTAGGGTGGGCTTGCCGAGAGCTGTCTGCCCTCTCGGCCGAGCCCGGCCGTGCGGGAGGAGCCGGCGGCTCTCCCGGCGGGCGCG
Proteins encoded in this region:
- the LOC138112068 gene encoding inositol 1,4,5-trisphosphate receptor-interacting protein-like 1, producing MGPLVLWFLLLQSLVQYLQPVGDGLDEAMRLRMEVRAMSQEVERTLLEWEVDQLTLKQSGGAWRELLWSALQHWQVWAVAGLLLLLLALWFIWRERSLRREEPEEENNGANEEEVRNVDADEEEAVGNEEEDNNDANREEDNNDDGNVEEVGGGAANEAGAGNEVVIAAANAENNNNDAREAERGEHDIEDYTGRILMERIQWPVQDLQNGCEWTTELMTNFTIYFGHVLSGSFYPVLERAIGVGSAFEGWSPREQDVVYRLLVPMTPPRGHTFHLELDTEGQRHVRNFRVRVQLECTCTREQQGEKMLCFLHHPEEELRRNQDPSLLHTLCTGAYLDVQKTARWFCQLVRAVWPALPQSHAWRLVLLPSKRSCQFQVTKGRESFRIEVLFGVRQGDSDVFVSSQPRQACTPSTTWPETYAVAEVKFFKYIARLAPPDSLHLKCLQFFTRLQLGLGISTYTTKTIVMHLLNIIPVSRWRRRDFVRRLVDISEYLRLSVEVRRLNLFILGNQRLPGEISLPPEVQMSRTCNLFHHLVMDPAAHSQAMSEYMDLRTWLVEMLENIP